One segment of Chionomys nivalis chromosome 1, mChiNiv1.1, whole genome shotgun sequence DNA contains the following:
- the Lmcd1 gene encoding LIM and cysteine-rich domains protein 1 isoform X1, giving the protein MAKVAKDLNPRVQKMSLGQQQSARGVACLRCKGMCSGFEPHSWRKICKSCKCSQEEHCLSSDLDDDRKIGRLLMDSKYATLTARVKGGDGIRIYKRNRMIMTNPIATGKDPTFDTITYEWAPPGVTQKLGLQYMELIPKEKQPVTGTEGALYRRRQLMHQLPIYDQDPSRCRGLVESELKAMEDFVKQYKSEALGVGEVALPGQGGLPKEEGKTQEKPESTETTAPTTNGSLGDPSKEVEYVCELCKGTAPADSPVVYADRAGYSKQWHPTCFVCIKCSEPLVDLIYFWKDGAPWCGRHYCESLRPRCSGCDEIIFSEDYQRVEDLAWHRKHFICEGCEQLLSGRAYIVTKGQLLCPTCSKSKRS; this is encoded by the exons ATGTCCCTGGGCCAGCAGCAGTCGGCAAGGGGCGTGGCTTGTCTGCGGTGCAAGGGAATGTGCTCCGGCTTCGAGCCTCATTCGTGGAG GAAAATATGCAAGTCTTGTAAGTGCAGCCAGGAGGAGCACTGCCTGAGCTCCGACCTGGATGACGATCGGAAAATCGGGCGCCTGCTGATGGACTCCAAGTATGCCACGCTCACTGCCCGGGTGAAAGGTGGAGATGGCATCCGCATCTATAAGAGGAACCGCATGATCATGACCAATCCCATTGCCACCGGCAAAGACCCCACCTTTGACACCATAACCTATGAGTGGGCTCCTCCAGGAGTCACTCAGAAACTG GGCCTGCAGTACATGGAACTCATCCCCAAGGAGAAGCAGCCTGTGACAGGTACTGAGGGTGCCCTCTACCGCCGACGTCAGCTCATGCATCAGCTCCCTATATATGACCAGGACCCTTCTCGCTGCCGTGGACTTGTGGAAAGTGAGCTGAAAGCAATGGAAGACTTCGTCAAGCAGTACAAGAGTGAGGCCCTCGGGGTGGGCGAAGTGGCCCTCCCAGGCCAGGGAGGCTTGCCCAAAGAGGAAGGCAAGACACAGGAGAAACCAGAGAGCACAGAGACCACTGCGCCAACCACCAATGGCAGCCTGGGTGACCCATCCAAGGAAGTGGAATAT GTCTGTGAGCTCTGCAAGGGAACGGCCCCTGCTGACAGCCCTGTGGTCTATGCTGACAGGGCTGGCTACAGCAAGCAGTGGCACCCCACTTGCTTTGTGTGTATCAAGTGCTCAGAGCCACTGGTTGACCTCATCTACTTCTGGAAGGATGGTGCACCCTGGTGCGGCCGCCACTACTGTGAGAGCTTACGACCCCGATGCTCAGGCTGTGATGAG atcaTCTTCTCAGAAGACTACCAACGCGTGGAAGACCTGGCCTGGCATCGGAAGCACTTCATCTGTGAGGGCTGTGAGCAGCTGCTGAGTGGCCGTGCATACATTGTCACCAAGGGCCAGCTCCTGTGCCCCACTTGTAGCAAGTCTAAACGCTCCTGA
- the Lmcd1 gene encoding LIM and cysteine-rich domains protein 1 isoform X2: MDSKYATLTARVKGGDGIRIYKRNRMIMTNPIATGKDPTFDTITYEWAPPGVTQKLGLQYMELIPKEKQPVTGTEGALYRRRQLMHQLPIYDQDPSRCRGLVESELKAMEDFVKQYKSEALGVGEVALPGQGGLPKEEGKTQEKPESTETTAPTTNGSLGDPSKEVEYVCELCKGTAPADSPVVYADRAGYSKQWHPTCFVCIKCSEPLVDLIYFWKDGAPWCGRHYCESLRPRCSGCDEIIFSEDYQRVEDLAWHRKHFICEGCEQLLSGRAYIVTKGQLLCPTCSKSKRS; encoded by the exons ATGGACTCCAAGTATGCCACGCTCACTGCCCGGGTGAAAGGTGGAGATGGCATCCGCATCTATAAGAGGAACCGCATGATCATGACCAATCCCATTGCCACCGGCAAAGACCCCACCTTTGACACCATAACCTATGAGTGGGCTCCTCCAGGAGTCACTCAGAAACTG GGCCTGCAGTACATGGAACTCATCCCCAAGGAGAAGCAGCCTGTGACAGGTACTGAGGGTGCCCTCTACCGCCGACGTCAGCTCATGCATCAGCTCCCTATATATGACCAGGACCCTTCTCGCTGCCGTGGACTTGTGGAAAGTGAGCTGAAAGCAATGGAAGACTTCGTCAAGCAGTACAAGAGTGAGGCCCTCGGGGTGGGCGAAGTGGCCCTCCCAGGCCAGGGAGGCTTGCCCAAAGAGGAAGGCAAGACACAGGAGAAACCAGAGAGCACAGAGACCACTGCGCCAACCACCAATGGCAGCCTGGGTGACCCATCCAAGGAAGTGGAATAT GTCTGTGAGCTCTGCAAGGGAACGGCCCCTGCTGACAGCCCTGTGGTCTATGCTGACAGGGCTGGCTACAGCAAGCAGTGGCACCCCACTTGCTTTGTGTGTATCAAGTGCTCAGAGCCACTGGTTGACCTCATCTACTTCTGGAAGGATGGTGCACCCTGGTGCGGCCGCCACTACTGTGAGAGCTTACGACCCCGATGCTCAGGCTGTGATGAG atcaTCTTCTCAGAAGACTACCAACGCGTGGAAGACCTGGCCTGGCATCGGAAGCACTTCATCTGTGAGGGCTGTGAGCAGCTGCTGAGTGGCCGTGCATACATTGTCACCAAGGGCCAGCTCCTGTGCCCCACTTGTAGCAAGTCTAAACGCTCCTGA